The DNA region TCTGCGGAGCCTGCACCGTGCTGCTGAACGGAACCGCGGTGCGTTCATGTCTTCTGCTGGCGGTTCAGGCGGACGGGGCCGACGTTCTGACGGTCGAGGGGCTCGCACAGGGCGAGAGGCTTCACCCTCTTCAGAAGGCGTTTCAGGACCACCATGCGCTTCAGTGCGGTTTTTGCACGCCGGGCTTTTTGATGACCGCCCTGGCTTTCCTCAAGGAAAACCCCCGTCCGTCGGAGGCGCAGGCGCGCGATGCCATCTCGGGCAACATTTGCCGCTGCACCGGATACCAGCCGATCGTTCAGGCAATCCTCCAGGCGGCCGTGGAAATCACCTCGTCCCCGGCAGGAGCGGAAAGCCGCAAATACTGACGACGGAGCGGGTCAACATGAACGGCGCACAGGAACTCACGGCACGTAAAAACCGGGAACCCCGGGCCGGGAATCGCCCTTGATCATGGGTCGGACCTACATCGGAGCTTCGATCAAGCGGCGAGAGGACATCCGGTTCGTCAGCGGCAAAGGCACCTACGCCGACGACATCAAGCTGCCCGGGATGCTCCACGCAGCGATCCTCCGCAGCTCCCGCGCCCATGCGCGCATCCGCTCCGTCGACACGGTTCGAGCCGAAGCCGTTCCCGGCGTCGCGTGGATTTTCACGTCGCGGCATGTCGGCGAGGCGGCGGCCCGCATTCCCATGCGCATGTACAGGCTGCCCGGCCTGGAGCGCTATCTTCAGCCCATTCTGGCGCAAGGCAAGGTTCGCTACGTCGGCGAGCCGGTCGCCGTCGTTGTAGCGGCAAGCCGCTACGTCGCCGAGGACGCGCTCGACGCCATCGAGGTCGAATACGAGGATCTCCCGGAGGTGCTGGATGTCGCTGCCGCCCTGCGCGACGACGTCCTCATCCACGAGGAAGCGGGGACGAACCTCGCCGCCGTACATGAAATTCGCATCGGCGACGCAGCGGGGGCCTTCGAGAAGGCCGACTACACGAGGCGGGAGCTCTTCCGCGTCCACCGCCACACGGGAAATCCCCTGGAGACCCGGGGCCTGGTCGCGACTTTCGACGCAGGCAGGCGCGAATTGACGGTTTACGGAATGACCAAGCTGCTCCATTACAACCGCCAGGTCATCGCCGCGTTTCTCGGGCTTCCGGAGCACCATGTTCATTTCATCGAGAACGACGTCGGCGGCGGCTTCGGCATCCGCGGCGAGCTCTATCCGGAGGATTTTCTGATTCCGTTCGCCTCGATGCGCCTCGGCAGACCGGTCAAGTGGATCGAGGACCGCCGGGAGCATCTCATGGCGGCGAACCATTCGCGGGAGGTGGGCTGCGAGCTCGAGATCGCGGCCCGTCGAGACGGCGCGCTGCTGGCGCTGCGGGCCAGGATCTACGGGAACATGGGCGCCTACGTCCGCACCCACGGCGGCCTGGTCCCGTGCTCCACCGCCGCGCTGTTGACCGGACCCTACCGGATTCCCAACTACGAATGCAAGGTCCACTGTGTCGTCACCAACAAGACGGGCATGGGAACCTATCGGGCTCCCGGACGTTACGAGTCCTGTTTTTTCCGCGAGCGCTTGCTCGACATGGTGGCGGCGGACCTGAACCTGGATCCGGTCGAGCTCAGGCGCAGGAATCTCGTCCGGCCGGAAGAGATCCCGTACGAGATCGGCGTCACCCGGCCCGGCGCGGGTCCGACGGTGCTCGACAGCGCCAATTTCCCGAGCGCGCTCGACCGCGCCTTGAACGCGTTCGGCTACCGGGACCTTCAGCGCGAGCAGGGCCGCCTCGACAATGGCCGGTATCACGGGGTCGGCCTCGCCTGTTTCGTGAAGAACACTGGCGGGCTCGAACCCTACGAGGGAGCCCGCGTGGCCCTCGGCGACGGCCCGAGCGTCGCTGTTTATTTGAGCATCAACGTTCTGGGGCAGGGACACGAGACCGCGATGGCACAGATCTGCGCCGACGGCCTGAGTGTGCCCATGGAATGGGTTTCAGTCTTCCACGGGAATACCGATCTCGTCCCCTTCGGCTGGGGAACTTTCGCCAGCCGCGGCACGGTGATGTGCGGCAACGCCGTTTATCTCGCGGCCCGGCGCTTGCGGCAAAAGCTCCTCCGGATCGCCGGTGATCATCTGAGCATCGATCCCGACCGACTGGAGATCGAGGAAGGAAAGATTTGCCGCAAAGGCACCCATGAGCCGCTGCTCGACCTGAAAACGCTCCTGGCGCACGTTCGCGCGGGGGTAAGGGCCCGCCCGGAACAGCCGGCCCTGGAGGAGACCGCTTACTTCAACTCCAGCCAGCTGACTCATTCGTACGGTGTTCACGTGGCCCGCGTCGCCGTCGACCCCGAAACGGGCCTGGTCGAAGTGCTGAAGTACATGGTCGTCGAGGACGTCGGGCGATGCATCAACCCGATGCTCGTCCACGGCCAAGCGGTCGGCGCCGCCGTGCAGGGGATCGGGGCGACGCTGTGCGAAGAGCTGGTTTACGGAGAAAACGGGCAGCTCCTCACCACCACGTTCCGGGATTACGTTCTTCCGTCGAGCGCCGACGTCCCGCCCATCGAAAGCATCGTTCTGGAAGAGGCGCCGTCGCCGTTGAACCCGCTGGGCGTCAAGGGCGCGGGAGAAGGAGGCATCGTCGGCACCGGAGCGGTGCTGGCCAACGCGGTGAGCCACGCCCTCTCGCCCCTGGGCGTTGAAATCAACGAACTGCCGCTGTCGCCGGACCGGGTCAGAAGCTTGATCCGCCGCTCGCCTGCCCGCCACACGAGCTGAAGGGAATTCTTTTCTTCGAAAGGCTCGCTTCTCGCCCGGCCTCGTCCGACGGGCGCCGCCGTGGCCGCAGATCGAAACCTCCCCCGATTTCAGCCCACGCCCAGGCTTTGACGGATCCTCTTGACGCAGGAAACGAACCGGGGATCGTCGCGCATCGCCGTGGTCCGCGGGCGGGGCAGGTCGACCTCGACGATCTCGGCGACCTTGCCGGGTCGGGGGGTCATGACCACGACACGGTCGGCGAGAAAGACCGCTTCGGGAATGCTGTGGGTAATGAACAGGACCGTTTTTCTCGCCTCCTGCCAGATCCGCAGGAGCTCCAGGTTCATCTCGTCTCGCGTGATGGCGTCGAGCGCGCCGAACGGCTCGTCCATCAGGAGCAGCGGCGGATCGTGAATCAGCGCGCGAGCGATCGAAACCCTTTGCTGCATGCCGCCCGACAGCTCGCTCGGATATTTGCGCTCGAAGCCCTTGAGCCCGCTCAGCTCGAGCAGCTTCAACGCCTTGTCCCGGTAATGCTCGACGTTCAGCTTGCGCGATTCGATCGGGAGCAGAACATTGTCCAGCGCCCTGCGCCAGGCCAGGAGCACCGGCGATTGAAAGACCATACCGATATCGGTCAGCGGCCCGCGAACGGGAACTCCCCCGACGCGCACGGACCCAGCCGTGGAGTTCAGAAGCCCGGCGGTAATCTTCAGCAGGGTGCTCTTGCCGCAGCCGCTTCGACCGACGACCGTGACGAACTCCCGCTCGTACACGCTGAAGGAAACCTCCTCGAGCGCCACCACCGCATCGTTGCCGGAGGCATAGACCTTGCGAACCCTCTCGTAATCGATGAAGCCCGTCAAGACCCGCCCTTTACATCCCGGGATTCTTCCGGATGAACTGGTTCGTGTAGGTCGTCCTGTAGTCCACCGCGGGCGACAGGCCGAAGTACTTGTTTGCGATCTCGACCGACCTCTTCATCATCGACTCCTTCATGTAGCCGAGGCCGCGCTCCCTGGTTTCGGGGTCCACCACGTCGTCGAGCGCCGCTTCCATCTGGGCGAGGCTTATATCGCGGTCCTTTTGCGGATTGGCCTTCATGAAAGCGTCGAACGCTTCTTTCGGATTCTTGAGCGACCAGGCCCAGGCGTCGAACAGCGCCGTCACGAACCTCTTGACCTGATCCGGATTCTTCTGGATGCGATCCGCTCGAGCCTGCAGGACGTGCCCGTAAGTCTGCAGGCCCATGTCTTTGAAGAACAGGTAGTTGACGGCCTTCCCCTGGCGCTTGGCCAGGATCGCCATCCTCTGGATGCTCGAGCCGTTCGTTCCCGACATGAAGTCGATCTTCCCCTCGAAGAGCGCGGGCGTCCGGACTGCTGGCTCCATCGTCTTGATCGTGACTTTCTTGTGGTCGAATCCCGCCGCCGCCGCCAGCGCGGGCAAGAGGGCGTAAGCGAAATCTCCCGGATTCGTACCGAAGCTCTTGCCTTCGAGATCCTTGACGCCCTTGATCCCCGCTCCCTCCCGATAGATGAAACCGCCGCCGTTGAACACCATGCCCACGCCGATGGCTCGGTTTTTTCCGCCTTTCGACATCACCTCGACCGCCGTGAGAAAGTCGCCGTAGCTGTAGTCGGCCTGGCCCGCGTCGATGAACGTCGCCGCGTTGCCGGAGCCTTTGCCTTCCACCAGGGTGACCTCCAGGCCGTTCTTCTCGAAAAACCCCTTGTCGCGCGCCACGAAGAACGGCACGTGCTTTCCTTCGATGATCCAGTCCAGCAGAAACCGTACCTTCTCCGCCGCGCGGACGCCGGATTGGGTCCCGATGACCACGGCGGCCATCGTCAACAACGCGAGCGAAAGCGAACGCGTCTTCGGTTTCATGGCATCCTCCTTTTGTTCTGCATGCGCGTTGCGGCCCGCATGCGAGGTTCACAGCTCCGTGGGGTGGATGCCGCGCCGCCACGGCATCAGGACCTTTTCCAGCCCGACGATGATTCCGAACAGCCCGAGCGACATCACGGAGAGAAGAATGATCGAGGCGAAGATCAACGGTGCATTGAGATCGTTGTTGCCGATGATGATGAGATAGCCGAGCCCCTGCTGGCCGGAGACGAACTCGGCGACCACCGCGCCGATGACCGCCAGGGCGATCGACGTCTTGAAACCGGCGAAGATGTACGGCACGGAGTTGGGCAGACGGATTTTTCTGAATTCCATCCACGGCTTCATGCCCATCGTCTTGGCCAGGTCGAGCATCTCCGGCTCGATCTGGGAAAACCCGACGACCGAATTGACGACCATGGGGAAGAACGCAACGAGGAAAACGATCGTGACCTTGGACCAGAGCGTGTCGATACCCAGCCAGATCAGGATGAGGGGAGCGATGGCGATTCGTGGAACGGATCCGATGACCACCAGCGATGGATAGACGGTGAGCCAGAGGAGCTTGGAGTAGACGATGCCCAGGCCCGAGACGATGCCGATCACCGCGCCGATGACGAAGCCCAGAAGGGTCTCGTAGAAGGTGGGCACGGAGTTCGTAAAAATGAAAACGCCGCGCTTTTGAAACTCTTCGAGGATGGCGAGCGGCGTGGGAAGGAGATAGGAAGGAATGCCGAGCAGGGGGACCACGAGCTGCCACAGGACGAGCAGGACGACGAAGAATAGAATCGACCATTTGACGGACGGCGCTCCCGTCGAAGGATGCCTGTTCATCGTCCTCCCTCCCCTCGAGCGAGCAAGGGGCTTTTCGGGAATTGACAATGCCCGAGTTTAGGTATGTACTCGCTCCGCCAAGCGCGTGGACCCGGTCGACGGCTACCGCCTGATTATCCAATGGCGGCAATCCTGTCAAGGACATGCACGAGAAATCACCGCATCCGGGCCCACGAGAAAAAAAAGATCGACACGCCGGTTCCTGAAAGCATTTTGCCGAGGATTCGATGGCGTTGCCGGACCGCCTTCGCCTCATCCAGTTTCGAGCGGCCTACAACCTGCCGGTTCACGCCGCGGCCGAGCAGGGGATCTTCGCCCGCCACGGTCTGGAGGTCGAAGTGACCTACACGCCCGGTTCGGATTTTCTCATCGAGGCGCTCGAAAGCGGCGGCTTCGAAATAGGGCACCCTGCGGCCGATGACGTCGTCGCGGCCGTCGAACGAACCTCT from Candidatus Zixiibacteriota bacterium includes:
- a CDS encoding xanthine dehydrogenase family protein molybdopterin-binding subunit, giving the protein MGRTYIGASIKRREDIRFVSGKGTYADDIKLPGMLHAAILRSSRAHARIRSVDTVRAEAVPGVAWIFTSRHVGEAAARIPMRMYRLPGLERYLQPILAQGKVRYVGEPVAVVVAASRYVAEDALDAIEVEYEDLPEVLDVAAALRDDVLIHEEAGTNLAAVHEIRIGDAAGAFEKADYTRRELFRVHRHTGNPLETRGLVATFDAGRRELTVYGMTKLLHYNRQVIAAFLGLPEHHVHFIENDVGGGFGIRGELYPEDFLIPFASMRLGRPVKWIEDRREHLMAANHSREVGCELEIAARRDGALLALRARIYGNMGAYVRTHGGLVPCSTAALLTGPYRIPNYECKVHCVVTNKTGMGTYRAPGRYESCFFRERLLDMVAADLNLDPVELRRRNLVRPEEIPYEIGVTRPGAGPTVLDSANFPSALDRALNAFGYRDLQREQGRLDNGRYHGVGLACFVKNTGGLEPYEGARVALGDGPSVAVYLSINVLGQGHETAMAQICADGLSVPMEWVSVFHGNTDLVPFGWGTFASRGTVMCGNAVYLAARRLRQKLLRIAGDHLSIDPDRLEIEEGKICRKGTHEPLLDLKTLLAHVRAGVRARPEQPALEETAYFNSSQLTHSYGVHVARVAVDPETGLVEVLKYMVVEDVGRCINPMLVHGQAVGAAVQGIGATLCEELVYGENGQLLTTTFRDYVLPSSADVPPIESIVLEEAPSPLNPLGVKGAGEGGIVGTGAVLANAVSHALSPLGVEINELPLSPDRVRSLIRRSPARHTS
- a CDS encoding ABC transporter permease — translated: MNRHPSTGAPSVKWSILFFVVLLVLWQLVVPLLGIPSYLLPTPLAILEEFQKRGVFIFTNSVPTFYETLLGFVIGAVIGIVSGLGIVYSKLLWLTVYPSLVVIGSVPRIAIAPLILIWLGIDTLWSKVTIVFLVAFFPMVVNSVVGFSQIEPEMLDLAKTMGMKPWMEFRKIRLPNSVPYIFAGFKTSIALAVIGAVVAEFVSGQQGLGYLIIIGNNDLNAPLIFASIILLSVMSLGLFGIIVGLEKVLMPWRRGIHPTEL
- a CDS encoding (2Fe-2S)-binding protein, whose amino-acid sequence is MSVHGIRVKVNGQLCERRVEARTTLADFLRNELELTGTHLGCEHGVCGACTVLLNGTAVRSCLLLAVQADGADVLTVEGLAQGERLHPLQKAFQDHHALQCGFCTPGFLMTALAFLKENPRPSEAQARDAISGNICRCTGYQPIVQAILQAAVEITSSPAGAESRKY
- a CDS encoding ABC transporter substrate-binding protein; amino-acid sequence: MKPKTRSLSLALLTMAAVVIGTQSGVRAAEKVRFLLDWIIEGKHVPFFVARDKGFFEKNGLEVTLVEGKGSGNAATFIDAGQADYSYGDFLTAVEVMSKGGKNRAIGVGMVFNGGGFIYREGAGIKGVKDLEGKSFGTNPGDFAYALLPALAAAAGFDHKKVTIKTMEPAVRTPALFEGKIDFMSGTNGSSIQRMAILAKRQGKAVNYLFFKDMGLQTYGHVLQARADRIQKNPDQVKRFVTALFDAWAWSLKNPKEAFDAFMKANPQKDRDISLAQMEAALDDVVDPETRERGLGYMKESMMKRSVEIANKYFGLSPAVDYRTTYTNQFIRKNPGM
- a CDS encoding ABC transporter ATP-binding protein, translating into MTGFIDYERVRKVYASGNDAVVALEEVSFSVYEREFVTVVGRSGCGKSTLLKITAGLLNSTAGSVRVGGVPVRGPLTDIGMVFQSPVLLAWRRALDNVLLPIESRKLNVEHYRDKALKLLELSGLKGFERKYPSELSGGMQQRVSIARALIHDPPLLLMDEPFGALDAITRDEMNLELLRIWQEARKTVLFITHSIPEAVFLADRVVVMTPRPGKVAEIVEVDLPRPRTTAMRDDPRFVSCVKRIRQSLGVG